A single region of the Pseudomonas sp. B21-023 genome encodes:
- a CDS encoding TonB-dependent siderophore receptor: protein MNNNNPLLQLRRLALALAVSAAAGNSYADTIQIQAQPLAGALKQLGQQTNLQLFFSPELVDGKQAPAVSGNLAPEQALQQLLQGSGLTFEQSADTVVVKPAQAAGTLTTGSLELAPTDIKVVGDWLGDADQSVVQNHPGARTVVRREAMVEKGTMNVRDALRGIPGVQVQDSNGTGGSDLSLNVGVRGLTSRLSPRSTVLIDGIPAAFAPYGQPQLSMAPISSGNLDSIDVVRGAGSVRYGPQNVGGVINFVTRAIPEKASGELSTTLETSRDGGWKHTESAFVGGTADNGMGVALLYTGVNGDGYRESNNDNDIDDVMLKTHWAPTDVDEFWLNFHYYDGRADMPGGLTQAQYDHNPYQSVRDYDYFSGRRKDVSFKWQRQIDDATQFEVLTYYTDSFRGSAIAARDQKTLSSYPRNYHTFAIEPRLSRIFFVGPTTQEVSVGYRYLKEAMREQSTRLALVDNVPTVTPTSDGHVFQDRSGGTEASAYYIDDKIDVGNWTITPGIRFEHINTDWRDRPVMDANYRPVPEKNRSITSNEPLPALSVMYHLSDAWKLFANYETSFGSLQYFQLGQGGVGDSTANGLEPEKAKTYEIGTRYDNGNWAGELTAFYIDFDDELQYISNDVGWTNLGATKHQGIEASARYDLSGLDPRLQGLSVNAGYTYTRATYEGEIPGFKGRDLPFYSRQVATAGVRYEVNRWTWNLDAYAQSKQRAPGTGMNADGSFNGNYITQPSADGQYGDIPGYVTWHARGGYAFGPQLSNLKLAAGVKNLFDKQYFTRSSDNNAGIYVGEPRTFYVQASVGF, encoded by the coding sequence GTGAACAACAATAATCCCCTTCTCCAGCTGCGCCGCCTGGCGCTGGCCCTGGCGGTCAGCGCCGCCGCCGGCAACAGCTACGCCGATACCATCCAGATCCAGGCCCAGCCATTGGCGGGCGCACTCAAGCAGTTGGGCCAGCAGACCAACCTGCAACTGTTCTTCAGCCCCGAGCTGGTGGACGGCAAGCAGGCCCCGGCGGTGTCCGGCAACCTGGCGCCGGAGCAGGCCCTGCAGCAACTGCTGCAAGGTAGCGGGCTGACCTTCGAGCAGTCCGCGGACACCGTGGTGGTCAAGCCGGCCCAGGCCGCCGGTACCCTGACCACCGGCAGCCTGGAGCTGGCGCCCACCGATATCAAGGTGGTCGGGGACTGGCTGGGTGACGCCGACCAGAGCGTGGTGCAGAACCACCCGGGCGCGCGCACCGTGGTACGCCGTGAAGCGATGGTGGAGAAGGGCACGATGAACGTGCGTGACGCCCTGCGCGGTATCCCGGGCGTGCAGGTGCAGGATTCCAACGGCACCGGTGGCAGCGACCTGTCGCTGAACGTCGGCGTGCGTGGCCTGACGTCGCGCCTGTCACCGCGCTCGACCGTGCTGATCGATGGCATCCCGGCGGCCTTCGCCCCCTACGGCCAGCCACAGCTGTCGATGGCGCCGATCTCCTCGGGCAACCTCGACAGCATCGATGTGGTCCGCGGTGCAGGCTCGGTCCGCTATGGCCCGCAGAACGTCGGTGGGGTAATCAACTTCGTCACCCGGGCGATACCCGAGAAGGCCAGCGGCGAGCTGTCCACCACCCTCGAGACCTCGCGCGATGGCGGCTGGAAGCACACCGAGTCGGCCTTCGTCGGCGGCACTGCCGACAACGGCATGGGCGTGGCGTTGCTGTATACCGGCGTGAATGGCGATGGCTATCGCGAAAGCAACAACGACAACGATATCGACGACGTGATGCTCAAGACCCACTGGGCACCGACCGATGTCGACGAGTTCTGGCTCAATTTCCACTACTACGACGGCCGCGCCGACATGCCGGGTGGCCTGACCCAGGCGCAGTACGATCACAACCCCTACCAGTCGGTGCGCGACTACGACTACTTCAGCGGCCGCCGCAAGGACGTCTCGTTCAAGTGGCAGCGGCAGATCGACGACGCCACCCAGTTCGAGGTGCTGACCTACTACACCGACAGCTTCCGTGGCAGCGCCATCGCCGCCCGCGACCAGAAGACCCTGTCGTCGTACCCGCGCAACTACCACACCTTCGCCATCGAGCCACGTCTGTCGCGGATCTTCTTCGTCGGCCCGACCACCCAGGAAGTCAGCGTCGGCTATCGCTATCTGAAGGAAGCGATGCGCGAGCAGTCCACCCGCCTGGCGCTGGTCGACAACGTGCCGACCGTGACCCCGACCTCCGACGGCCATGTGTTCCAGGACCGCAGCGGTGGCACCGAGGCCAGCGCCTACTACATCGACGACAAGATCGACGTCGGCAACTGGACCATCACCCCGGGCATCCGCTTCGAGCACATCAACACCGACTGGCGCGACCGCCCGGTTATGGACGCCAACTATCGCCCAGTGCCGGAGAAGAACCGCAGCATCACCAGCAACGAACCGCTGCCAGCGCTGAGCGTGATGTACCACCTGTCCGATGCGTGGAAGCTGTTCGCCAACTACGAGACCTCGTTCGGCAGCCTGCAGTACTTCCAGCTGGGCCAGGGCGGCGTCGGCGACAGCACGGCAAACGGCCTGGAGCCGGAGAAGGCCAAGACCTACGAAATTGGTACGCGCTATGACAACGGCAACTGGGCCGGTGAGCTGACAGCCTTCTACATCGACTTCGACGATGAGCTGCAGTACATCAGCAACGATGTCGGCTGGACCAACCTGGGGGCGACCAAGCACCAGGGCATCGAGGCCTCGGCGCGCTACGACCTGTCCGGCCTGGACCCACGCCTGCAGGGGCTGTCGGTGAATGCTGGCTACACCTACACCCGTGCCACCTACGAGGGCGAGATCCCTGGTTTCAAGGGGCGTGACCTGCCGTTCTATTCGCGCCAGGTGGCCACCGCCGGCGTGCGCTACGAGGTCAACCGCTGGACCTGGAACCTGGATGCCTACGCCCAGTCGAAGCAGCGCGCGCCGGGTACCGGGATGAACGCCGATGGCAGCTTCAACGGCAACTACATCACCCAGCCGAGCGCCGACGGGCAGTATGGCGACATTCCGGGCTACGTCACCTGGCATGCCCGGGGTGGCTATGCGTTCGGGCCGCAGCTGTCGAACCTGAAGCTGGCCGCCGGGGTGAAGAACCTGTTCGACAAGCAGTATTTCACCCGCTCCAGCGACAACAACGCGGGGATCTATGTGGGTGAGCCGCGCACGTTCTATGTGCAGGCCAGTGTAGGGTTCTGA
- a CDS encoding FAD-binding oxidoreductase, translating to MQPLRTISLWMDQLDEPLCARPALRQDLDLDVCIIGAGYTGLWTAYYLKRQAPQLNIAVIEANIAGFGASGRNGGWLMGNLLGEDRLLATLSPQQRRESIDLLHGIPDEVHDVLLREGIACDYRKGGVLYCAARYPEQERSLRAWLDDLYRQGMNEDDYRWLRPEQLDAQLKVSNPYGALYSPHVATIQPARLVRGLARTVEAMGVPIYENTPAIDWQTGEVRTPLARIRSHWVVPAVEGYAASLPPLGRHQLPVQSLLVATEPLPESTWEQIGLSQGQAFSENSRQVTYGQRSADNRLVFGARGGYRFGGRLREDFTLTTDEVELRRYLFGELFPQLKHVRITHSWGGNLGMARRFRPHMLCDRQRGIALAGGYGGEGVGATNLGGRTLAALILGQHNELTAQPWVHDNRPLSSLASWPPEPCRWLGYNAIIQSFVHEDRTLANPTSAPWRRRLASGLADFMEGFMH from the coding sequence ATGCAACCTTTGCGCACGATCAGCCTGTGGATGGACCAGCTCGACGAGCCGTTGTGCGCGCGCCCGGCCCTGCGCCAGGACCTGGACCTCGACGTGTGCATCATCGGTGCCGGCTATACCGGGCTGTGGACGGCCTACTACCTCAAGCGCCAGGCGCCGCAGCTGAACATCGCGGTGATCGAGGCCAACATCGCCGGCTTCGGCGCCTCCGGACGCAATGGCGGCTGGCTGATGGGCAACCTGCTGGGCGAGGACCGCCTGCTGGCCACGCTCTCGCCGCAGCAACGGCGTGAAAGCATCGACCTGCTGCACGGCATCCCCGACGAAGTCCACGACGTACTCCTGCGCGAAGGCATCGCCTGCGACTACCGCAAAGGCGGAGTGCTCTACTGCGCCGCCCGCTACCCGGAACAGGAACGCAGCCTGCGCGCCTGGCTCGACGACCTCTACCGCCAGGGCATGAATGAAGACGATTACCGCTGGCTGCGCCCCGAACAACTGGATGCCCAGCTGAAGGTAAGCAACCCCTACGGCGCCCTCTACAGCCCGCACGTCGCCACGATTCAACCGGCCAGGCTGGTGCGTGGCCTGGCACGGACGGTCGAGGCCATGGGCGTGCCGATCTACGAGAACACGCCAGCCATTGACTGGCAGACCGGCGAAGTGCGCACCCCGTTGGCACGTATCCGCAGCCACTGGGTGGTGCCGGCCGTGGAAGGCTACGCCGCCAGCCTGCCACCGCTCGGGCGGCACCAGCTGCCGGTACAGAGCCTGCTGGTGGCCACCGAGCCGCTGCCGGAGTCGACATGGGAGCAGATCGGCCTGAGCCAGGGCCAGGCCTTCAGCGAAAACAGCCGCCAGGTCACCTATGGCCAGCGCAGCGCCGACAACCGCCTGGTGTTCGGTGCCCGCGGCGGCTACCGCTTCGGTGGCCGCCTGCGCGAGGACTTCACCCTGACCACCGACGAGGTGGAGCTGCGCCGCTACCTGTTCGGCGAACTGTTCCCACAGCTCAAGCACGTACGCATCACCCACTCCTGGGGCGGCAACCTCGGCATGGCCCGGCGCTTCCGCCCGCACATGCTCTGCGACCGCCAGCGCGGTATCGCCCTGGCCGGCGGTTATGGCGGCGAGGGCGTCGGCGCCACCAACCTCGGTGGACGTACCCTGGCCGCGCTGATCCTCGGCCAGCACAACGAACTGACCGCGCAGCCCTGGGTGCACGACAACCGCCCGCTGTCGAGCTTGGCCAGCTGGCCGCCCGAGCCGTGCCGCTGGCTGGGCTACAACGCGATCATCCAGAGTTTCGTCCACGAGGACCGGACCCTCGCCAACCCGACCAGCGCCCCCTGGCGGCGGCGCCTGGCCAGTGGGTTGGCCGATTTCATGGAAGGCTTCATGCACTGA
- a CDS encoding peptide chain release factor 3, translating to MTNQAAEVAKRRTFAIISHPDAGKTTITEKLLLMGKAIAVAGTVKSRKSDRHATSDWMEMEKQRGISITTSVMQFPYREHMINLLDTPGHEDFSEDTYRTLTAVDSALMVLDGGKGVEPRTIALMDVCRLRDTPIVSFINKLDRDIRDPIELLDEIEAVLKIKAAPITWPIGCYRDFKGVYHLAGDYIIVYTPGHGHERTEAKIIEKLDSDEARAHLGDEYDRFLEQLELVQGACHEFDQDAFINGQLTPVFFGTALGNFGVDHVLDAVVDWAPRPLARVAHERTVEPVEEKFTGFVFKIQANMDPKHRDRIAFMRICSGKYEKGMKMRHVRTGKDVRIGDALTFFSSEREQLEEAYAGDIIGLHNHGTIQIGDTFTEGEALGFTGIPHFAPELFRRVRLKDPLKSKQLRQGLQQLAEEGATQVFFPERSNDIILGAVGVLQFDVVASRLKEEYKVECAYEPITVWSARWISCDDKKKLEEFQNKAVENLAIDGGGHLTYLAPTRVNLALMEERWPDVKFRATREHH from the coding sequence ATGACCAACCAGGCCGCCGAAGTCGCGAAGCGCCGCACTTTCGCAATCATTTCCCACCCCGACGCCGGTAAGACCACCATCACCGAGAAGCTCCTGCTGATGGGCAAGGCCATTGCCGTCGCCGGTACCGTGAAGTCGCGCAAGTCCGACCGCCACGCCACCTCCGACTGGATGGAAATGGAGAAGCAGCGCGGCATCTCCATCACTACCTCGGTGATGCAGTTCCCCTACCGCGAGCATATGATCAACCTGCTCGACACCCCCGGCCACGAAGACTTCTCGGAAGACACCTATCGCACCCTGACCGCGGTGGACTCGGCGCTGATGGTGCTCGACGGCGGTAAAGGCGTCGAGCCGCGCACCATTGCCCTGATGGACGTGTGCCGCCTGCGCGATACGCCGATCGTCAGCTTCATCAACAAACTCGACCGGGACATCCGCGACCCGATCGAACTGCTCGACGAAATCGAGGCGGTGCTGAAGATCAAGGCCGCGCCGATCACCTGGCCGATCGGTTGCTACCGTGATTTCAAGGGCGTGTATCACCTGGCCGGCGACTACATCATCGTCTACACGCCGGGGCATGGCCACGAGCGCACCGAAGCGAAGATCATCGAGAAGCTCGACTCCGATGAAGCCCGCGCCCACCTGGGTGATGAATACGACCGTTTCCTCGAACAACTCGAGTTGGTGCAGGGCGCCTGCCACGAGTTCGACCAGGACGCGTTCATCAATGGCCAGCTGACCCCGGTGTTCTTCGGTACCGCATTGGGCAACTTCGGTGTCGACCATGTGCTCGACGCGGTTGTCGACTGGGCGCCGCGCCCACTGGCCCGTGTCGCCCACGAGCGCACCGTGGAACCGGTGGAAGAGAAATTCACCGGCTTCGTGTTCAAGATCCAGGCGAACATGGACCCGAAACACCGTGACCGTATCGCCTTCATGCGTATCTGCTCGGGCAAGTACGAGAAGGGCATGAAGATGCGCCACGTGCGCACTGGCAAGGACGTGCGCATCGGTGATGCCCTGACCTTCTTCTCCTCCGAGCGCGAGCAACTGGAGGAGGCCTATGCCGGCGACATCATCGGCCTGCACAACCACGGCACCATCCAGATCGGCGACACCTTCACCGAAGGCGAGGCGCTGGGCTTCACCGGTATTCCGCACTTCGCCCCGGAGCTGTTCCGCCGCGTGCGTCTGAAGGACCCGCTGAAATCCAAGCAGCTGCGCCAGGGCCTGCAGCAGCTGGCCGAAGAGGGCGCGACCCAGGTGTTCTTCCCCGAGCGCAGCAACGACATCATCCTCGGCGCGGTCGGTGTGCTGCAGTTCGACGTGGTCGCCAGCCGCCTGAAGGAAGAGTACAAGGTCGAGTGCGCCTATGAGCCGATCACCGTCTGGTCGGCGCGCTGGATCAGCTGCGACGACAAGAAGAAGCTCGAGGAATTCCAGAACAAGGCGGTGGAGAACCTGGCCATCGACGGCGGTGGTCACCTGACCTACCTGGCCCCGACCCGGGTCAACCTGGCGCTGATGGAAGAGCGCTGGCCGGATGTGAAATTCCGCGCGACTCGCGAGCACCACTAA
- a CDS encoding ABC transporter permease, whose product MAARYGKGLLGWAAVLVILALLIHWIGIDTIARYRDDLGFYLQAHLVLVLASMAAALAVGIPAGIALSRPHRVDKAERFMQLFNVGNTIPPLAVLAIALSILGIGAGPAIFALFLASLLPIVRNTYEGLKNVPASLKEAATGIGMTPRQQLWQVELPNAVPIIVGGVRVALALNVGTAPLAFLIGANSLGSLIFPGIALNNQPQLLLGAACTALLALALDALVSFSSKRWLERGLAQ is encoded by the coding sequence GTGGCTGCACGCTACGGAAAAGGGCTGTTGGGATGGGCCGCCGTGCTCGTCATCCTGGCCCTGCTGATCCACTGGATCGGCATCGACACGATCGCCCGCTACCGCGACGATCTTGGGTTCTACCTGCAAGCGCACCTGGTCCTGGTGCTGGCTTCGATGGCGGCGGCGCTGGCCGTGGGCATCCCCGCCGGCATTGCCTTGAGTCGACCGCACCGGGTCGACAAGGCCGAGCGCTTCATGCAGTTGTTCAACGTTGGCAACACCATTCCTCCCCTGGCCGTTCTGGCCATCGCCCTGAGTATCCTGGGCATCGGCGCAGGTCCTGCGATCTTCGCACTGTTCCTCGCCTCCCTCCTGCCCATCGTGCGCAACACCTACGAGGGCCTGAAAAACGTCCCCGCCTCGCTCAAGGAAGCCGCCACCGGTATCGGCATGACCCCGCGCCAGCAACTCTGGCAGGTAGAGCTGCCAAACGCCGTGCCGATCATCGTCGGCGGCGTGCGCGTGGCCCTGGCACTGAACGTGGGCACCGCGCCCCTGGCGTTCCTGATCGGCGCCAACAGCCTGGGCAGCCTGATCTTCCCCGGCATCGCCCTGAACAACCAGCCGCAGCTGCTGCTCGGCGCCGCCTGCACGGCGTTGCTGGCCCTGGCGCTCGATGCGTTGGTGAGTTTCTCCAGCAAGCGCTGGCTGGAACGTGGCCTGGCCCAATAA
- a CDS encoding ABC transporter permease yields MNLLDTFVHLDWAQVLQLTWQHIMLVGIAVGLAILVGVPLGILMTRFPVFAGPLQASATVLLTIPSIALFGLLLPFYSKFGQGLGPLPAITAVFLYSLLPILRNTYLALTNVEPGIREAARGIGMTFGQRLRMVELPIAVPVILAGVRTAVVMNIGVMTIAATIGAGGLGVLILTSISRSDMSMLLVGAVLVSLLAIIADLILQALQRALTPEGLRS; encoded by the coding sequence ATGAACCTGCTCGACACCTTCGTCCACCTCGACTGGGCACAGGTCCTGCAACTGACCTGGCAGCACATCATGCTGGTCGGCATCGCGGTGGGCCTGGCGATCCTTGTCGGCGTGCCGCTGGGCATCCTGATGACCCGCTTCCCGGTGTTCGCCGGCCCGCTGCAGGCCAGCGCCACCGTGCTGCTGACCATCCCCTCGATCGCCCTGTTCGGCTTGCTGCTGCCGTTCTACTCGAAGTTCGGCCAGGGCCTGGGGCCACTGCCGGCGATCACTGCAGTGTTCCTTTATTCACTGCTGCCGATCCTGCGCAACACCTACCTGGCCCTGACCAACGTCGAGCCCGGTATCCGTGAAGCCGCACGCGGCATCGGCATGACCTTCGGCCAGCGCCTGCGCATGGTCGAGTTGCCCATCGCCGTGCCGGTGATCCTCGCCGGCGTGCGCACCGCCGTGGTGATGAACATCGGCGTGATGACCATCGCCGCGACCATCGGCGCCGGCGGCCTGGGCGTGCTCATTCTTACCTCCATCAGCCGCAGCGACATGTCGATGCTGCTGGTCGGCGCGGTGCTGGTCAGCCTGCTGGCGATCATCGCCGACCTGATCCTGCAAGCCCTGCAACGTGCCCTGACTCCAGAAGGACTGCGCTCATGA
- a CDS encoding glycine betaine ABC transporter substrate-binding protein: protein MKKTIALFLGAALLCAGVAQAAEKPQIRIGARVFTEQTVLAEITAQHLRANGFEVRVTTGLGSNIARQAQETGQLDLMWEYTGVSLVSYNHIDERMPDAATTYARVKELDAKKGLVWLTPSKFSNTYALGLPKAVAAAYPQINSISDLNQVLHDEADRNHLVALDTEFANRPDGLVGLRELYELPLDRRNIRQMDGGLVYTAMRNNQVFAGLVYTTDGRLNAFDLKLLEDDKHYFPDYTAAPVLRQAVLDAHPQLATLLKPLAEQLDDETMRQLNAKVDVEHQSPTVVAAAFLREHPLSEVQP from the coding sequence ATGAAGAAGACAATCGCCTTGTTCCTGGGCGCGGCCCTGCTTTGCGCAGGCGTTGCCCAGGCCGCGGAAAAACCACAGATCCGCATCGGCGCCCGGGTGTTCACCGAACAGACCGTGCTCGCCGAGATCACCGCCCAGCACCTGCGCGCCAACGGCTTCGAGGTGCGGGTGACCACCGGCCTGGGCAGCAACATCGCCCGCCAGGCCCAGGAAACCGGCCAGCTCGACCTGATGTGGGAATACACCGGCGTATCGCTGGTCTCGTACAACCATATCGACGAGCGCATGCCCGACGCCGCAACCACCTATGCGCGAGTGAAAGAGCTCGACGCGAAAAAGGGCCTGGTCTGGCTGACTCCGTCGAAGTTCAGCAACACCTACGCCCTGGGCCTGCCAAAGGCAGTCGCCGCGGCCTACCCGCAGATCAACTCGATCAGCGACCTCAACCAGGTGCTGCATGACGAAGCCGACCGCAACCACCTGGTGGCGCTGGACACCGAGTTCGCCAACCGCCCGGATGGCCTGGTCGGCCTGCGCGAGCTGTACGAGCTGCCGCTGGACCGGCGCAACATCCGCCAGATGGACGGTGGCCTGGTGTACACCGCCATGCGCAACAACCAGGTGTTCGCCGGCCTGGTCTACACCACCGACGGGCGCCTGAACGCGTTCGACCTCAAGCTGCTGGAAGACGACAAGCACTATTTCCCCGACTACACCGCCGCCCCGGTGCTGCGCCAGGCCGTGCTCGACGCACATCCTCAGCTGGCCACCCTGCTCAAGCCGCTGGCCGAACAGCTGGACGACGAGACCATGCGCCAGCTCAACGCCAAGGTCGATGTCGAGCACCAGAGCCCGACGGTGGTGGCCGCCGCGTTCCTGCGTGAGCACCCACTCAGCGAGGTACAGCCATGA
- a CDS encoding cupin domain-containing protein, whose amino-acid sequence MSITQFKHTDSVILDISTPVAVPLGEPVAVTSVTCVERSDGVETGIWECTPGRWRRQIVQQEFCHFIKGRCTFTPDGGEPLVIEAGDALMLPANSLGTWDIQETVRKTYVLIF is encoded by the coding sequence ATGAGCATCACCCAGTTCAAACACACCGACAGCGTCATCCTGGACATCAGCACTCCGGTCGCCGTGCCCCTTGGCGAGCCGGTCGCAGTCACCTCGGTCACCTGCGTCGAGCGCAGCGACGGCGTCGAGACCGGCATCTGGGAATGCACCCCGGGGCGCTGGCGGCGGCAGATCGTGCAGCAGGAGTTCTGCCATTTCATCAAGGGCCGCTGCACCTTCACTCCCGACGGCGGCGAGCCCCTGGTCATAGAAGCCGGAGACGCCCTGATGCTACCGGCCAACAGCCTCGGCACCTGGGATATCCAGGAGACCGTGCGCAAGACCTACGTCCTCATTTTCTGA
- a CDS encoding betaine/proline/choline family ABC transporter ATP-binding protein (Members of the family are the ATP-binding subunit of ABC transporters for substrates such as betaine, L-proline or other amino acids, choline, carnitine, etc. The substrate specificity is best determined from the substrate-binding subunit, rather than this subunit, as it interacts with the permease subunit and not with substrate directly.) → MIELKNLSKTFNVNGKDVKAVDAVSLTVNEGEICVFLGPSGCGKSTTLKMINRLITPTSGQVFINGEDTTGLDEVTLRRHIGYVIQQIGLFPNMTIEENITVVPRLLGWDKQRCHDRARELMSMIKLEPKQYLQRYPRELSGGQQQRIGVIRALAAEAPVLLMDEPFGAVDPINREMIQNEFFEMQRALNKTVIMVSHDIDEAIKLGDKIAIFRAGKLLQLDHPDTLLAHPVDDFVSNFVGQDSTLKRLLLVRAEDAADNAPSVSPETPVSDALELLDEHDRRYVVVTDAQNRALGYVRRRDMHRQQGTCADFLRPFNATAAHDEHLRILLSRMYEFNRAWLPVLDAEQVFLGEVTQESIAAYLSSGRSRGAKTSIVSPAQAVTS, encoded by the coding sequence ATGATCGAACTGAAGAACCTCAGCAAGACCTTCAACGTCAACGGCAAGGACGTCAAAGCCGTAGACGCGGTAAGCCTCACCGTCAACGAAGGCGAAATCTGCGTGTTCCTCGGCCCCTCCGGCTGCGGCAAGAGCACCACGCTGAAGATGATCAACCGCCTGATCACCCCGACCTCAGGGCAAGTGTTCATCAATGGCGAGGACACCACCGGCCTGGACGAGGTGACCCTGCGCCGGCACATCGGCTACGTGATCCAGCAGATCGGCCTGTTCCCCAACATGACCATCGAGGAGAACATCACCGTGGTCCCGCGCTTGCTCGGCTGGGACAAGCAGCGCTGCCACGATCGCGCCCGCGAGCTGATGAGCATGATCAAGCTCGAGCCCAAGCAGTACCTGCAGCGCTACCCGCGTGAACTGTCCGGTGGCCAGCAGCAACGCATCGGCGTGATCCGCGCCCTGGCCGCCGAGGCCCCGGTGCTGCTGATGGACGAGCCGTTCGGCGCGGTCGACCCGATCAACCGCGAGATGATCCAGAACGAGTTCTTCGAGATGCAGCGGGCCCTGAACAAGACGGTGATCATGGTCAGCCATGACATCGACGAGGCCATCAAGCTGGGCGACAAGATCGCCATCTTCCGCGCCGGCAAGCTGTTGCAGCTGGATCACCCGGACACCCTGCTGGCACACCCGGTGGACGATTTCGTCAGCAACTTCGTCGGTCAGGACAGCACGCTCAAGCGCCTGCTGCTGGTGCGTGCCGAGGATGCCGCGGACAACGCACCATCGGTGAGTCCGGAAACACCGGTGAGCGATGCGCTGGAACTGCTGGACGAGCATGACCGCCGTTACGTGGTGGTGACCGATGCGCAGAATCGCGCGCTGGGCTATGTGCGCCGCCGCGACATGCACCGCCAGCAGGGGACGTGCGCGGATTTCCTGCGTCCGTTCAATGCCACGGCGGCGCACGATGAGCACCTGCGCATCCTGCTGTCGCGCATGTACGAGTTCAATCGGGCGTGGTTGCCGGTGCTGGATGCCGAACAGGTGTTCCTGGGAGAGGTGACACAGGAGTCGATTGCGGCGTACCTGAGTTCTGGGCGCTCGCGCGGGGCGAAGACCTCGATCGTGTCGCCGGCGCAGGCAGTGACCTCCTGA
- a CDS encoding polyamine ABC transporter substrate-binding protein, protein MRTLLLAPLMLATSVASAADSVKIYNWSSYIAPDTLKHFQQTTGINPTYDVFDSNETLDGKLMTGNSGYDVVFPSNHFMARQIQGKALKQLDKSQLPNWKNLNPVLLKALEVNDPGNQYGFPYLWGSTGIGYNIDKVKAVLGDNAPIDSWDLFFKPEYLAKLKSCGVAVLDNGPELLPIALHYLGLPHHSQNTADYDKAKALLMKVRPYISYFHSSKYTGDLANGDVCLVVGFSGDVLQAKNRAEEAKNGVKVGYSIPKEGAPMWFDMVAMPADAPDEKAGYAYMNYLLQPEVMANISNFVQYANGNQQADALVDPALKGNTMIYPSDDVMGKLYALEAMPAKIDRIRTRIWTSIKAGN, encoded by the coding sequence ATGCGCACCCTCCTTCTCGCTCCTCTGATGCTGGCCACCAGCGTTGCCAGTGCCGCCGACTCGGTGAAGATCTACAACTGGTCGAGCTACATCGCCCCGGACACGCTGAAGCACTTCCAGCAGACCACCGGCATCAATCCCACCTACGACGTGTTCGACAGCAACGAGACCCTCGACGGCAAGCTGATGACCGGCAACTCCGGCTACGATGTGGTGTTCCCCTCCAACCACTTCATGGCCCGGCAGATCCAGGGCAAAGCCCTGAAGCAGCTGGACAAGTCGCAGTTGCCCAACTGGAAGAACCTCAACCCGGTGTTGCTCAAGGCCCTGGAGGTCAACGACCCGGGCAACCAGTACGGCTTCCCGTACCTGTGGGGCAGCACCGGCATCGGCTACAACATCGACAAGGTCAAGGCGGTGCTCGGCGACAATGCGCCCATCGATTCGTGGGACCTGTTCTTCAAGCCCGAATACCTCGCCAAGCTCAAGAGTTGCGGCGTGGCGGTGCTGGACAACGGCCCCGAGCTGCTGCCGATCGCCCTGCACTACCTGGGCCTGCCGCACCATAGCCAGAACACGGCGGACTACGACAAGGCCAAGGCGTTGCTGATGAAGGTGCGCCCGTACATCAGCTACTTCCACTCCTCGAAGTACACCGGCGACCTGGCCAATGGCGACGTGTGCCTGGTGGTGGGTTTCTCGGGCGACGTGCTGCAGGCGAAGAACCGTGCCGAGGAGGCGAAGAACGGGGTGAAGGTGGGCTACTCGATCCCGAAGGAAGGCGCGCCGATGTGGTTCGACATGGTGGCCATGCCGGCCGATGCGCCTGACGAGAAAGCCGGATATGCGTACATGAACTACCTGTTGCAGCCGGAGGTGATGGCCAACATCAGCAACTTCGTGCAGTACGCCAATGGCAACCAGCAGGCGGATGCGCTGGTGGACCCGGCGCTGAAGGGCAACACGATGATCTACCCGAGTGACGACGTGATGGGCAAGTTGTACGCGCTGGAAGCGATGCCGGCGAAGATCGACCGCATCAGAACGCGGATCTGGACCAGCATAAAAGCCGGCAACTGA